A window of Strix aluco isolate bStrAlu1 chromosome 2, bStrAlu1.hap1, whole genome shotgun sequence contains these coding sequences:
- the RPS3 gene encoding small ribosomal subunit protein uS3, which translates to MAVQISKKRKFVADGIFKAELNEFLTRELAEDGYSGVEVRVTPTRTEIIILATRTQNVLGEKGRRIRELTAVVQKRFGFPEGSVELYAEKVATRGLCAIAQAESLRYKLLGGLAVRRACYGVLRFIMESGAKGCEVVVSGKLRGQRAKSMKFVDGLMIHSGDPVNYYVDTAVRHVLLRQGVLGIKVKIMLPWDPSGKIGPKKPLPDHVSIVEPKEEILPTTPISEQKGGKPEQPAMPQPVPTA; encoded by the exons ATGGCGGTGCAGATCTCCAAGAAGCGCAAG TTTGTCGCTGACGGTATCTTCAAAGCTGAGCTGAATGAGTTTCTGACTCGTGAACTGGCTGAAGATGGGTACTCCGGAGTAGAAGTCCGGGTCACTCCAACCAGGACTGAGATTATCATACTTGCCACCAG aactcAGAATGTCCTGGGCGAGAAGGGACGCCGCATCCGGGAGCTGACGGCTGTCGTGCAGAAGAGGTTTGGATTCCCCGAGGGAAGCGTTGAG CTCTATGCCGAGAAGGTGGCCACGAGAGGTCTGTGTGCAATCGCTCAGGCAGAGTCCCTGCGGTACAAGCTTCTGGGAGGTTTAGCAGTGCGTCG agcctgCTATGGTGTCCTCCGCTTCATCATGGAGAGTGGTGCCAAGGGTTGCGAGGTGGTTGTGTCCGGCAAACTCCGAGGTCAGCGTGCCAAGTCCATGAAATTTGTGGATGGCTTGATGATCCACAGCGGAGACCCGGTGAATTACTACGTTGACACAGCTGTGCGTCACGTCCTTCTCCGGCAGG GTGTACTGGGGATCAAAGTAAAGATTATGTTACCCTGGGACCCAAGTGGAAAGATTGGCCCCAAAAAGCCTCTGCCAGACCATGTCAGCATTGTGGAACCCAAAGAAGAGATCTTGCCCACCACCCCCATTTCAGAGCAGAAAGGTGGCAAACCAGAACAGCCAGCCATGCCTCAGCCGGTTCCCACTGCCTGA
- the SERPINH1 gene encoding serpin H1 produces the protein MWITLVLALCGLAAAVPSEDRKLSDKATTLADRSTTLAFNLYHAMAKDKNMENILLSPVVVASSLGLVSLGGKATTASQAKAVLSADKLNDDYVHSGLSELLNEVSNSTARNVTWKIGNRLYGPASINFADDFVKNSKKHYNYEHSKINFRDKRSALKSINEWAAQTTDGKLPEVTKDVEKTDGALIVNAMFFKPHWDEKFHHKMVDNRGFMVTRSYTVGVPMMHRTGLYNYYDDETEKLQVVEMPLAHKLSSMIFIMPNHVEPLERVEKLLNREQLKAWAGKMKKRSVAISLPKVILEVSHDLQKHLADLGLTEAIDKTKADLSKISGKKDLYLSNVFHAAALEWDTEGNPYDADIYGREEMRNPKLFYADHPFIFMIKDSKTNSILFIGRLVRPKGDKMRDEL, from the exons ATGTGGATTACTCTGGTGCTTGCTCTCTGTGGCCTCGCTGCAGCCGTGCCCTCGGAGGACAGGAAGCTGAGCGACAAAGCAACGACGCTGGCTGACCGCAGCACGACGTTGGCCTTCAACCTCTACCATGCCATGGCGAAAGACAAGAACATGGAGAACATCTTGCTGTCCCCCGTGGTTGTGGCATCCTCCCTTGGCCTTGTGTCCCTCGGGGGCAAGGCCACAACTGCCTCCCAAGCCAAGGCAGTGCTCAGCGCAGACAAACTGAACGACGACTACGTGCACAGCGGGTTGTCCGAGCTCCTGAACGAGGTCAGCAACAGCACAGCCCGCAACGTCACCTGGAAGATCGGCAACCGCTTGTATGGCCCTGCCTCCATCAACTTCGCCGATGACTTTGTGAAGAACAGCAAGAAACACTACAACTACGAGCACTCCAAGATCAACTTCCGAGACAAGAGGAGCGCCCTGAAATCCATTAATGAGTGGGCAGCCCAGACCACGGATGGGAAACTTCCAGAGGTCACGAAAGATGTTGAGAAAACCGATGGGGCCCTCATTGTCAATGCCATGTTCTTCAAGC CTCACTGGGATGAGAAGTTCCATCATAAGATGGTGGACAACCGTGGCTTCATGGTGACCCGTTCCTACACTGTGGGTGTTCCCATGATGCATCGCACAG GTCTCTACAATTACTATGATGATGAGACAGAGAAGCTCCAGGTGGTAGAGATGCCACTTGCTCACAAGCTCTCCAGCATGATCTTTATCATGCCAAACCACGTGGAGCCTCTGGAGAGGGTTGAGAAACTGCTGAACAGGGAGCAGCTGAAGGCCTGGGCTGGCAAGATGAAGAAGAGATCCGTGGCCATCTCGCTGCCTAAAGTCATCCTGGAAGTCAGCCACGACCTTCAG AAACACTTGGCTGATCTGGGCCTGACAGAAGCCATTGACAAAACCAAGGCTGATTTGTCAAAGATCTCTGGCAAGAAAGACCTTTACCTGTCCAACGTCTTCCACGCTGCTGCTCTTGAATGGGACACGGAAGGGAACCCCTACGATGCTGACATCTACGGCCGAGAGGAGATGAGGAACCCCAAGCTCTTCTATGCTGACCACCCCTTCATCTTCATGATCAAGGACAGTAAAACCAACTCCATTCTCTTCATCGGCAGGCTCGTGAGGCCCAAAGGCGACAAGATGCGTGATGAGTTGTAG